A genomic stretch from Chloroflexota bacterium includes:
- the metK gene encoding methionine adenosyltransferase, protein MSIPDGHTLFTSESVTEGHPDKLCDQIADAVLDDVLSRDPESRVAVEVAATTGLVFVLGEMSTKTYCDVQSVVRDTVRQVGYDNARLGFDWETCGTITALKEQSPDIALGVDHALEAKQGIDPDELGAGDQGMMFGYASDETPELMPMPIQLAHQVSRKLAEVRRDGGLSFLRPDGKSQVTVEYDADRRPRRVHTVLVSTQHDPEVAPLDLEEGIRELVIRGAIDADLLDDDTRYLVNPTGRFVIGGPMGDSGLSGRKIIVDTYGGMARHGGGSFSGKDPTKVDRSGAYMARYVAKNLVAAGLAQRCELQLAYAIGVAHPLSINLQTFGTGVVSDAVLADLVERSFDLRPGAIIAGLDLRRAIYRPTATYGHFGRSDLDLPWERTDRASALREAAGAVGVAGAPA, encoded by the coding sequence ATGTCCATCCCTGACGGCCACACCCTCTTCACCTCCGAATCCGTGACCGAGGGTCACCCCGACAAGCTCTGCGACCAGATCGCTGATGCCGTCCTTGACGACGTCCTGTCCCGCGATCCGGAGTCACGCGTGGCGGTCGAGGTGGCTGCCACGACGGGGCTCGTCTTCGTGCTCGGCGAGATGTCGACCAAGACCTATTGCGACGTACAGTCGGTGGTGCGCGACACCGTGCGCCAGGTCGGCTACGACAACGCGCGCCTGGGCTTCGACTGGGAGACGTGTGGGACCATCACCGCCCTGAAAGAGCAGTCGCCCGACATCGCGCTGGGAGTCGACCACGCGCTCGAGGCGAAGCAGGGGATCGACCCGGACGAGCTCGGTGCCGGCGACCAGGGGATGATGTTCGGCTACGCCTCGGACGAGACCCCTGAGCTGATGCCGATGCCGATCCAGCTCGCCCACCAGGTGAGTCGCAAGCTGGCGGAGGTGCGACGCGACGGCGGGCTGTCATTCCTGCGGCCGGATGGGAAGAGCCAGGTCACGGTCGAGTACGACGCCGATCGCCGTCCGCGACGGGTGCACACGGTGCTGGTCAGCACCCAGCACGATCCTGAGGTTGCACCGCTTGACCTGGAGGAGGGGATCCGTGAGCTGGTGATCCGCGGCGCCATCGATGCGGACCTGCTCGACGACGACACGCGTTACCTGGTGAACCCGACCGGGCGCTTCGTGATCGGTGGACCGATGGGCGATTCCGGCCTGTCAGGGCGCAAGATCATCGTCGACACCTACGGCGGCATGGCCCGCCACGGTGGCGGCAGCTTCAGCGGCAAGGACCCCACCAAGGTGGACCGATCGGGCGCCTACATGGCCCGCTACGTCGCCAAGAACCTGGTCGCCGCCGGCCTGGCGCAGCGCTGCGAGTTGCAGTTGGCGTATGCCATCGGCGTGGCTCATCCGCTCTCGATCAACCTGCAGACCTTTGGCACCGGCGTCGTGTCTGATGCGGTCCTGGCCGACCTGGTCGAGCGCAGCTTCGACCTCCGTCCCGGCGCGATCATCGCCGGGCTCGACCTGCGCCGGGCGATCTACCGCCCAACCGCCACCTACGGCCACTTCGGGCGAAGCGACCTGGACCTTCCCTGGGAGCGGACCGATCGTGCCTCCGCCCTGCGCGAGGCGGCCGGCGCGGTGGGAGTCGCTGGGGCGCCGGCCTGA
- a CDS encoding sugar phosphate nucleotidyltransferase, with amino-acid sequence MFAIVMAGGSGTRLWPLSRRSSPKQLLALTGDTSLLQQTVARLGNLLKPHDVYVITSQAHVRATQAQLPQLPPGNVLGEPLARSTAVAAGLATVLARRESDEVALVLPADHFVADEGKFIEALQEAERTAERGYLVCLGVVATAPATGYGYIKIGTPLHAPQQTAMVEHFVEKPSVAEAKKMLADGGYLWNAGIFAWRVYAYRQAVEKFQPALAEALDKIGSLHRTPGWVSEVREILEPVQAISIDVGIAEPAAADGRMAVVPLDAGWSDIGSWSALLEALSARTGASLVASGQHLDRGSERVLVHGGERLVVTVGLRDIIIVDTPDALLVCARDRAEEIKPVLDEIAEKAGERYL; translated from the coding sequence ATGTTTGCGATCGTGATGGCCGGCGGCTCCGGCACCCGCCTGTGGCCGCTATCGCGGCGCTCATCTCCGAAGCAGCTGCTGGCGCTCACCGGGGATACGAGCCTTCTGCAGCAGACAGTGGCGCGCCTCGGCAACCTGCTGAAGCCGCATGACGTCTACGTCATCACCTCGCAGGCGCATGTCCGTGCCACGCAGGCGCAGCTGCCGCAGCTCCCTCCCGGCAACGTGCTGGGGGAGCCGCTGGCCCGCTCGACCGCGGTGGCGGCGGGGCTCGCCACGGTCCTCGCCCGCCGGGAGAGCGACGAGGTCGCGCTGGTGCTGCCGGCGGACCACTTCGTGGCCGACGAGGGCAAGTTCATCGAGGCACTCCAGGAGGCCGAGCGCACGGCGGAGCGCGGCTACCTGGTCTGCCTCGGCGTCGTCGCGACCGCCCCGGCCACCGGATACGGCTACATCAAGATCGGGACGCCATTACACGCCCCGCAGCAGACCGCCATGGTCGAGCACTTTGTCGAGAAGCCGAGCGTCGCCGAGGCGAAGAAGATGCTCGCCGACGGCGGCTACCTGTGGAACGCCGGAATCTTCGCGTGGCGCGTGTATGCCTATCGGCAGGCGGTGGAGAAGTTTCAGCCGGCCCTCGCGGAAGCGCTTGACAAGATCGGGTCGCTGCATCGAACGCCGGGCTGGGTCTCGGAGGTCAGGGAGATCCTCGAGCCGGTGCAGGCCATCTCGATCGACGTCGGGATCGCCGAGCCGGCGGCTGCCGATGGACGCATGGCGGTGGTGCCGCTCGACGCCGGCTGGAGCGACATCGGCTCCTGGTCGGCCCTGCTCGAGGCGCTCTCGGCGCGGACCGGGGCGAGCCTCGTAGCGTCCGGCCAGCACCTTGACCGCGGCTCGGAACGAGTGCTGGTGCATGGCGGCGAGAGACTGGTCGTCACGGTCGGGCTGCGGGACATCATCATCGTCGACACCCCCGATGCGCTGCTGGTGTGTGCCCGCGACCGGGCCGAGGAGATCAAGCCGGTCCTGGACGAGATCGCCGAGAAGGCCGGCGAGCGGTACCTGTAG
- a CDS encoding phosphoglucomutase/phosphomannomutase family protein encodes MTRIKFGTDGWRAAIAEDFTFHNVRRCARGVAEYLAAEGTADRGVVVCHDRRFASEYFAQACVEVLAAHDIRSFMPPDAVPTQVGSFFTHEMAAGAGIVITASHNPWIDNGFKVKADSGGAAAPEMLAAIEATMDQHPEDELPPRRDYADAVTAGLVETFDPYPRFREQLASIVDLERIRAAHGRVLVEPMYGSGAGWFTRLLGGGGLTINELHTERNPFFGGVNPEPIRPNIDAWLREISRWGADIGIAFDGDADRVGMATEEGVFVNQLQVYGLLYWYLLEVRGQIGPAVYTVTSTSMAPRLAEIYGTRAYETGVGFKFVGPKMTETHAVIGGEESGGFGFGMHIPERDGLASGLFLLDLWLTRAKKASEVLAELQALAGPSYYNRIDIRFPREGYDSVKADTLARLEHEAPETLAGGAVVRRQALETGDGFKFYRDDGAWLLIRFSGTEALLRIYVEARSPQDVETLLEEGRRIAIAGVPA; translated from the coding sequence ATGACCAGGATCAAGTTCGGCACCGACGGCTGGCGTGCCGCGATCGCCGAGGACTTCACGTTCCACAACGTGCGTCGCTGCGCGCGCGGCGTGGCCGAGTACCTGGCCGCCGAGGGGACCGCGGACCGCGGCGTGGTGGTCTGTCACGACCGTCGATTCGCCTCGGAGTATTTCGCGCAGGCATGTGTCGAGGTGCTGGCCGCGCACGACATCCGCTCGTTCATGCCGCCCGATGCGGTGCCGACCCAGGTTGGCAGCTTCTTCACCCACGAGATGGCGGCCGGGGCCGGGATCGTGATCACGGCCAGCCACAATCCGTGGATCGACAACGGCTTCAAGGTCAAGGCCGACAGCGGCGGGGCGGCTGCGCCCGAGATGCTGGCCGCGATCGAGGCGACCATGGACCAACACCCCGAGGACGAGCTCCCGCCTCGTCGTGACTACGCCGATGCGGTGACCGCCGGCCTGGTCGAAACCTTCGACCCGTATCCCCGCTTCCGTGAGCAACTGGCCAGCATCGTCGACCTCGAGCGGATCCGTGCGGCGCACGGCCGGGTGCTGGTCGAGCCGATGTACGGATCGGGTGCCGGCTGGTTCACACGACTCCTGGGCGGGGGCGGGCTCACCATCAACGAGCTGCACACCGAGCGCAACCCGTTCTTCGGGGGCGTCAATCCCGAGCCGATCCGCCCCAACATCGATGCCTGGCTGCGGGAGATCTCGCGCTGGGGCGCGGACATTGGGATCGCCTTCGATGGCGATGCCGACCGGGTCGGGATGGCGACCGAGGAGGGCGTCTTCGTCAACCAGCTGCAGGTCTACGGCCTGCTGTACTGGTACCTGCTTGAGGTGCGGGGCCAGATTGGTCCCGCGGTGTACACCGTGACCAGCACCTCCATGGCACCCCGACTGGCCGAGATCTACGGCACGCGGGCCTACGAGACCGGGGTCGGCTTCAAGTTCGTCGGCCCCAAGATGACGGAGACGCACGCGGTCATCGGCGGGGAGGAGTCGGGAGGCTTCGGCTTCGGGATGCACATCCCCGAGCGCGACGGCCTGGCGTCGGGCCTCTTCCTGCTCGACCTGTGGCTCACCAGGGCCAAGAAGGCGTCCGAGGTGCTGGCCGAGCTCCAGGCGCTGGCTGGCCCGAGCTACTACAACCGCATCGACATCCGCTTCCCCCGCGAGGGCTATGACAGCGTCAAGGCCGATACCCTCGCCCGGCTGGAGCACGAGGCGCCCGAGACGCTCGCCGGCGGAGCGGTCGTCCGTCGCCAGGCGCTCGAGACCGGTGATGGGTTCAAGTTCTATCGCGACGACGGCGCCTGGCTCCTGATCCGGTTCTCCGGAACCGAGGCGCTGCTGCGCATCTACGTCGAGGCGCGATCGCCCCAGGATGTCGAGACGCTGCTCGAGGAGGGCCGCCGCATCGCCATCGCGGGGGTTCCAGCCTGA
- a CDS encoding bifunctional phosphoglucose/phosphomannose isomerase — protein MSDARDYFGYKRPDDEPGRREEAAADDPTAPPQFDEAITLDDPRVIRGVDSEDMVGRVRELPRQLALAARVAASVKLPPSHTHVDAVCVLAMGGSAIGAELVEGVAGDRLRVPLVVHRDYGLPAWAGERTLVIAASHSGETVETVSGAEEARRRGLPLVVISTGGALGATAAAEGTPYLRYESPGQPRAAIGFGIGLMHELLVRAGLLVDPDPLGPAVETVEALLERNAPSVETDASPAKQLAWSIFGRVPIIYGAGRMAAVAHRWKTQMNENAKAWAAFEPMPEANHNAIEGSLNPRELSDALYVVELRDPTEPPEIAARYGVVNELLGERATNRSVVWAEGPSPLARVLSGVAFGDLVSVYLAILYQTDPTPVTLLAMLKQRLARSTD, from the coding sequence ATGAGCGACGCTCGCGACTACTTCGGCTACAAGCGCCCTGACGACGAGCCGGGTCGCCGCGAGGAAGCGGCCGCGGACGATCCGACCGCACCGCCGCAGTTCGACGAGGCGATCACGCTCGACGATCCGAGGGTGATCCGCGGAGTCGACTCCGAGGACATGGTCGGTCGCGTTCGCGAGCTGCCCCGCCAGCTCGCGCTGGCGGCCAGGGTCGCCGCCTCGGTCAAGCTGCCGCCGTCGCATACCCACGTTGACGCAGTCTGCGTGCTGGCGATGGGCGGCTCGGCGATCGGCGCGGAGCTGGTGGAGGGGGTCGCCGGCGACCGTCTCAGGGTGCCGCTGGTGGTGCATCGCGACTACGGCCTGCCGGCCTGGGCCGGTGAGCGGACGCTGGTGATCGCGGCCAGCCACTCGGGCGAGACGGTGGAGACCGTCTCCGGGGCGGAGGAGGCGCGCCGCCGTGGGCTGCCCCTGGTCGTCATCAGCACCGGTGGGGCGCTCGGGGCGACTGCGGCCGCCGAAGGGACGCCATACCTCCGCTACGAGAGCCCGGGTCAGCCTCGCGCCGCGATCGGCTTCGGCATCGGCTTGATGCATGAGCTGCTGGTTCGCGCGGGCCTGCTCGTCGATCCGGACCCGCTCGGACCTGCGGTAGAGACGGTCGAGGCATTGCTCGAGCGAAATGCGCCATCCGTCGAGACCGATGCCAGCCCGGCCAAGCAGCTGGCATGGTCGATCTTCGGTCGGGTCCCGATCATCTACGGCGCGGGGCGGATGGCCGCAGTCGCGCATCGCTGGAAGACGCAGATGAACGAGAACGCCAAGGCGTGGGCCGCCTTCGAGCCGATGCCGGAGGCCAACCACAACGCCATCGAGGGGAGCCTCAATCCCAGGGAGCTCTCCGACGCGCTCTACGTGGTCGAGCTGCGCGACCCGACTGAGCCGCCAGAGATCGCCGCGCGCTACGGCGTCGTCAACGAGCTGCTCGGCGAGCGCGCGACGAACCGCAGCGTAGTCTGGGCCGAGGGGCCGTCACCGCTGGCGCGGGTGCTCAGCGGCGTCGCATTCGGCGACCTGGTGAGCGTGTATCTCGCAATTCTGTACCAGACCGACCCAACCCCGGTTACACTCTTGGCAATGTTGAAGCAGCGGCTCGCTCGGTCGACCGACTGA
- a CDS encoding helical backbone metal receptor, with product MALRLRPLLWLLVLLLVACTPALSSSPTPIRTASPVPAASVYPLTLTDDAGRAVSLEADPQRIVSLAPSNTEIVCALGACDRLVGVTDFDDYPPQVSDVPEVVIAAQVDLEKVVAADPQLILAAGNELTPTAVVTQLANLGYPVLVLYPQSLDELYADIELIGRAIDAFTEAVDTVASMRTRAQAVADAVASAERPRTFYEVGVFQGTIYTAGADSFLASLISVAGGDPITGDPRSTAIQLEDLVASDPQLILLGDAVYDPSITPEVVAARVGWEGMTAVSSGRIVVILDDPVITRPGPRIIDGLEALARAIHPERFS from the coding sequence ATGGCTCTCCGTCTTCGTCCGCTCCTCTGGCTCCTCGTCCTGCTTCTGGTCGCCTGCACGCCGGCACTTTCGAGCAGCCCAACGCCGATACGCACCGCCTCGCCAGTCCCGGCAGCGAGCGTTTACCCACTCACCCTGACCGATGACGCCGGCCGGGCTGTCAGCCTGGAGGCGGATCCTCAGCGGATCGTCAGCCTCGCCCCCTCGAACACGGAGATCGTATGCGCCCTCGGCGCCTGCGACCGCCTGGTCGGGGTGACCGACTTCGACGACTATCCGCCGCAGGTGAGCGATGTGCCCGAGGTCGTGATCGCGGCCCAGGTCGACCTCGAGAAGGTCGTCGCCGCCGATCCGCAGCTCATTCTCGCGGCCGGCAACGAGCTGACCCCCACCGCCGTGGTCACCCAGCTGGCCAACCTCGGCTATCCCGTGCTGGTGCTCTATCCGCAATCCCTCGACGAGCTGTATGCCGATATCGAACTGATCGGTCGTGCCATCGACGCCTTCACCGAGGCGGTCGACACGGTGGCCAGCATGCGCACCCGCGCCCAGGCAGTCGCCGATGCGGTCGCATCGGCGGAGCGCCCGCGCACGTTCTACGAGGTGGGCGTCTTCCAGGGAACGATCTACACCGCCGGCGCTGATTCCTTCCTCGCCTCGCTCATCTCGGTTGCCGGCGGCGACCCGATCACCGGGGATCCACGCTCGACCGCCATCCAGCTCGAGGACCTGGTCGCGTCCGACCCGCAGCTGATCCTGCTGGGTGACGCGGTCTACGATCCTTCGATCACGCCGGAGGTCGTCGCGGCCCGGGTCGGCTGGGAGGGGATGACAGCCGTCAGCAGCGGTCGCATCGTGGTGATCCTCGACGATCCGGTCATCACGCGACCCGGGCCGCGGATCATCGATGGGCTGGAAGCGCTGGCACGCGCGATCCACCCCGAGCGATTCAGCTAG
- a CDS encoding iron chelate uptake ABC transporter family permease subunit: MRAATATSPRYVTRPSLTRAGLVLGGSGVLLLITMLGAVAIGSVGVGFGDTAAILGKRLLALPIPVTWSPAAETIIFELRLPRVLTAMLVGGGLAMAGTVFQALLRNPMADPYIIGTAAGASLGAIIGILAPVLVPALAVGAGTAWLGLGMVQALAFAGGIGTVLLVYAVARGNGRVPVVTLLLTGYAVSSVLAAGVALLMFVSGRALGTIFGWLMGSLAGATWPGLAFAAPLLAASFALLLVRWRRLNLLLLGDDQAGHLGVEVEREKLVLTMLATLATSAAVAISGTIGFVGLVVPHLLRLGTGPDHRLLLPASILYGAALLALADLGARLAGGIPVGIVTALLGAPFFIWLLRRSRDLGRAATA, encoded by the coding sequence ATGCGTGCTGCCACCGCCACCAGCCCGCGCTACGTCACCCGCCCCTCGCTGACGCGGGCAGGGCTGGTACTGGGCGGCAGTGGGGTCCTGCTGCTGATCACCATGCTCGGCGCCGTGGCGATTGGCAGCGTCGGGGTGGGGTTCGGCGACACGGCAGCGATTCTCGGGAAGCGGCTGCTGGCATTGCCAATTCCCGTGACATGGAGCCCCGCCGCGGAGACGATCATCTTCGAGCTGCGCCTGCCACGCGTCCTGACGGCGATGCTGGTTGGCGGTGGGCTGGCCATGGCAGGCACGGTCTTCCAGGCGCTGCTGCGTAACCCGATGGCGGATCCGTACATCATCGGTACCGCTGCCGGCGCATCGCTGGGGGCGATCATCGGCATCCTGGCGCCCGTGCTCGTGCCGGCCCTCGCCGTGGGCGCGGGGACGGCGTGGCTCGGACTGGGCATGGTGCAGGCGCTGGCCTTTGCCGGCGGGATCGGCACCGTCCTGCTGGTCTACGCCGTGGCTCGCGGCAACGGCAGGGTGCCGGTGGTGACGCTGCTGCTGACCGGGTACGCCGTCTCATCGGTGCTGGCGGCCGGGGTCGCGCTATTGATGTTCGTCTCGGGGCGTGCACTTGGCACCATCTTCGGCTGGCTGATGGGATCGCTGGCGGGCGCCACCTGGCCAGGGCTCGCGTTTGCGGCACCGCTGCTGGCCGCCAGCTTCGCCCTGCTGCTGGTTCGGTGGCGACGCCTGAACCTCCTCCTGCTGGGTGATGACCAGGCGGGGCACCTTGGGGTCGAGGTGGAGCGCGAGAAGCTCGTGCTCACCATGCTGGCCACCCTGGCGACGTCGGCGGCGGTGGCGATCTCGGGCACGATCGGCTTCGTGGGCCTGGTGGTGCCGCACCTGCTGCGCCTGGGGACCGGACCGGATCACCGGCTGCTGCTGCCGGCCAGCATCCTGTATGGCGCCGCACTTCTCGCGCTGGCGGACCTCGGCGCGCGACTGGCCGGGGGGATCCCGGTGGGGATCGTCACCGCCCTCTTGGGCGCGCCGTTCTTCATCTGGCTGCTGAGGCGATCGCGCGACCTGGGCAGGGCGGCCACGGCATGA
- a CDS encoding ABC transporter ATP-binding protein: MTVATDALVVARDLVVGFPLPGGGRREVLRGVDLALARGELVALLGTNGSGKTTLLRTFAGTMAPDRGTVVFDGRSVSGWRRQALARRIAVLPQQLELPLGFRVAELVAMGRAPHARRLFASTADDERAIARALLDADAADLADRPAEELSGGERQRLLVAMALAQEPDLLLLDEPTLHLDLAHQVALLGAIRRLRDQRGLTVLAVLHDLNLAAAFAPRVAILDEGRVVADGPPADVLSPDLVRRVFGVRVDEARTHDGHRHLALREV, from the coding sequence ATGACTGTCGCAACCGATGCGCTGGTCGTCGCCCGCGACCTGGTCGTCGGCTTTCCGCTGCCCGGCGGTGGCCGGCGAGAGGTCCTGCGCGGCGTCGACCTGGCGCTTGCGCGCGGAGAGCTGGTGGCATTGCTGGGCACCAACGGCAGTGGCAAGACAACGCTCCTGCGCACCTTTGCGGGCACGATGGCGCCGGATCGGGGAACCGTCGTCTTCGACGGCAGGTCGGTCAGCGGCTGGCGCCGGCAGGCGCTCGCCCGGCGCATCGCGGTCCTGCCCCAGCAGCTGGAGCTGCCGCTCGGGTTCCGAGTGGCGGAGTTGGTGGCGATGGGGCGCGCTCCGCACGCTCGGCGCCTCTTTGCCTCCACCGCCGACGACGAGCGGGCGATCGCCCGCGCGCTCCTGGATGCCGATGCCGCCGACCTGGCTGACCGCCCGGCCGAGGAGCTCTCCGGTGGGGAGCGCCAGCGGCTGCTGGTTGCGATGGCACTCGCCCAGGAGCCCGACCTGCTCCTCCTCGACGAACCGACCCTGCATCTCGACCTCGCCCACCAGGTCGCCCTGCTGGGCGCGATCCGGCGGTTGCGCGACCAGCGCGGACTGACCGTCCTGGCCGTGCTGCATGACCTGAACCTGGCCGCCGCCTTCGCCCCGCGGGTGGCGATCCTCGACGAGGGCCGCGTGGTCGCCGATGGACCGCCGGCGGATGTGCTGAGCCCCGACCTGGTGCGTCGGGTGTTCGGGGTCCGGGTCGACGAGGCGCGCACGCATGACGGGCATCGCCACCTGGCACTGCGCGAGGTCTAG